In a single window of the Dinghuibacter silviterrae genome:
- a CDS encoding glycerophosphodiester phosphodiesterase family protein — protein MLKPFLYAAFLAAVCAQPAPRPLPKSAHTLVVISHRGYHLRLPENSVAAVDGAIGVGADYVEIDLRTSLDGKLVLSHDATLDRMTHSHAGNVSDLTLAQIRQLTLYSPDTADKTIYRVPEFKEVLNRCKGRINIYLDFKVADVAETWKQIRQAGMEKQVVVYLNKPGQYEDWRRIAPDMPLMASLPDECQTEQQVDSFFRSTPVEVLDNVSDPVLLRAVNKHGAVVWLDVQSADEDAAKWHKAIDMGVQGLQTDHPADLVAFLLGRGGSIKKKTRD, from the coding sequence ATGTTGAAACCATTTTTATACGCCGCGTTTTTGGCCGCGGTTTGTGCCCAGCCCGCGCCTCGTCCGCTGCCAAAGTCCGCTCATACCCTGGTCGTGATCTCGCATCGTGGTTATCACCTGCGACTACCGGAAAATTCCGTGGCCGCAGTAGATGGAGCCATCGGCGTTGGGGCCGACTATGTTGAAATAGACCTGCGGACAAGCCTGGACGGGAAGCTTGTGCTCAGTCACGATGCGACCCTCGACCGCATGACACACAGCCATGCCGGTAACGTAAGCGACCTTACGCTTGCGCAGATCCGCCAATTGACACTGTATTCGCCGGATACAGCCGACAAGACGATTTACCGCGTTCCCGAGTTCAAGGAGGTGTTGAACCGCTGTAAAGGGCGCATAAACATCTACCTGGATTTCAAAGTTGCGGACGTAGCGGAAACCTGGAAGCAGATCCGGCAGGCGGGCATGGAAAAGCAGGTGGTCGTCTACCTCAACAAACCCGGGCAATACGAAGATTGGAGAAGGATTGCCCCAGACATGCCATTGATGGCAAGCTTGCCCGATGAATGCCAAACAGAACAACAGGTGGATTCCTTTTTCCGGTCGACACCCGTAGAGGTTTTGGATAATGTTTCCGATCCCGTGCTGTTGCGGGCGGTGAACAAACACGGTGCGGTAGTCTGGTTGGATGTTCAGAGCGCGGATGAAGACGCTGCCAAGTGGCATAAAGCGATCGACATGGGCGTGCAGGGATTGCAAACCGACCATCCCGCGGATCTGGTAGCGTTTCTTTTGGGAAGAGGTGGCTCAATAAAAAAGAAAACCCGCGACTAG
- a CDS encoding phosphoglyceromutase, producing the protein MTKKLFYLAVFCLLVIPGRAQKTENIILFAMDGMRWQEIFGGVDSVLMEDRAFTQERKQMRKDYWATSPAERRRRLMPFFWDTIALRGQLYGNRNLGNDVDVANPYKITYAGFSEVITGNPDSAIKSNALVIDKNTNVLEVIDSHPAFKGKVAVFSTSDLFPYILDKWRNGLYVNSDTDTTESPLLNRMERLTAEPTGERPDLLTYFAAREYLLSHHPRILYVALGETDAYAHMGSYDQYISVVHAEDAMIADFWATVQSMPQYRGKTTLIAFCDHGRGGAGTKEWTDHGDKIAGSGNIWIAAMGPDSAPLGEVSRPEQLYQGQVAATIAALLGIRYTPPQKVLPPIESVYK; encoded by the coding sequence ATGACTAAAAAGCTTTTCTACTTGGCGGTTTTCTGCCTGCTGGTTATACCCGGGAGAGCGCAAAAAACAGAAAATATCATTCTTTTTGCTATGGATGGCATGCGCTGGCAGGAGATATTCGGTGGTGTCGACTCGGTGTTGATGGAGGACCGCGCCTTTACCCAGGAACGGAAACAAATGCGAAAGGACTATTGGGCGACATCGCCGGCGGAAAGACGCAGGCGACTGATGCCGTTCTTCTGGGATACCATAGCCCTGCGCGGTCAGCTCTATGGCAACCGCAACCTGGGCAACGACGTTGACGTTGCCAATCCCTACAAGATCACCTATGCCGGTTTTAGTGAGGTCATCACGGGTAATCCCGATTCTGCAATCAAATCGAACGCCCTGGTCATAGACAAGAATACCAATGTGCTGGAGGTGATCGATAGCCATCCGGCGTTCAAGGGGAAGGTCGCTGTATTTTCAACGTCCGACCTCTTCCCCTATATCCTCGACAAATGGCGAAACGGGTTGTATGTCAACTCGGACACAGATACGACCGAGTCTCCGCTACTCAACCGGATGGAAAGGCTCACGGCGGAGCCTACCGGCGAACGGCCCGATCTCCTGACGTATTTTGCCGCCCGGGAGTATCTCCTAAGCCATCATCCACGGATATTATATGTCGCCCTTGGGGAGACCGATGCCTATGCACACATGGGGTCATACGACCAGTATATCAGCGTAGTGCACGCGGAAGACGCGATGATCGCAGACTTTTGGGCTACCGTGCAGTCGATGCCGCAATACCGGGGCAAGACCACGCTGATCGCCTTCTGCGATCATGGGCGTGGTGGAGCCGGGACAAAGGAGTGGACGGATCATGGAGACAAGATAGCCGGTTCCGGCAATATTTGGATCGCCGCCATGGGACCCGATTCCGCGCCCTTAGGTGAGGTTTCCCGTCCCGAACAGCTCTACCAGGGACAAGTCGCCGCCACCATCGCCGCGTTGCTGGGTATCCGGTACACGCCGCCGCAAAAAGTGCTTCCACCTATTGAAAGTGTATATAAATAG
- a CDS encoding acyltransferase family protein, producing the protein MTMTKRLLSLDALRGFTIAAMILVNYPGSENAVYFTLRHTEWNGLSLTDQVAPYFLFFVGVSITLAYSKRLGAGIGRGELYRKIFFRALKIYAVGMILNLMPAFDVHHIRWTGTLQRISIVFFLSAFLYLNSNWKQQAWIAGVLLVMYWLALTCIPTPGQGRVMLEPGVNLVAWFDSRFLPGTMWRGSWDPESILSTITALCSCITGMLAGRLLLTDIPAGEKVNYLMTAGTFTAIAGYLWGLVFPVNENLWTSSFVLVTSGFASLLLGAFYFLVDIRGRTAWTKPGIVFGANAIAIYFLADVWAILFYETSFAGRPLNDWFVSGLFRAGADPRLASLLYAVLFVGVNYIPAWWLYRKKIFIKL; encoded by the coding sequence ATGACGATGACAAAACGCCTTTTATCGCTCGACGCGCTTCGGGGTTTCACCATTGCGGCGATGATCCTCGTAAACTATCCCGGCAGCGAGAACGCCGTTTATTTCACCCTGCGCCACACCGAGTGGAATGGTTTATCCCTTACCGACCAGGTGGCTCCGTATTTCCTGTTTTTCGTTGGCGTTTCTATTACCCTTGCCTATTCAAAGCGGTTGGGAGCCGGTATAGGCCGCGGCGAATTGTACCGGAAGATATTCTTCCGTGCGCTGAAGATCTATGCGGTAGGAATGATCCTCAACCTCATGCCGGCATTCGATGTCCACCATATCCGCTGGACGGGCACCCTTCAGCGTATTTCCATCGTCTTTTTCCTATCGGCCTTCCTGTACCTGAACAGCAACTGGAAGCAACAGGCATGGATCGCCGGCGTTTTGCTCGTCATGTACTGGCTGGCGCTGACCTGTATCCCCACCCCGGGGCAGGGCAGGGTCATGCTCGAACCCGGGGTCAACCTGGTGGCCTGGTTCGACAGCCGTTTCTTGCCCGGAACGATGTGGCGAGGGTCGTGGGACCCGGAAAGCATCCTCAGCACCATCACTGCACTCTGCTCCTGTATTACGGGGATGCTCGCGGGCCGGCTGCTGCTCACCGATATACCCGCCGGCGAGAAGGTCAACTACCTTATGACGGCAGGGACGTTTACGGCCATCGCCGGTTATCTCTGGGGACTGGTCTTCCCGGTGAACGAAAACCTTTGGACCAGCAGCTTTGTCCTCGTGACTTCCGGTTTTGCATCGTTGCTGCTGGGTGCCTTCTATTTCCTGGTCGATATCAGAGGAAGGACTGCCTGGACAAAGCCGGGTATCGTTTTCGGCGCCAACGCCATTGCTATTTATTTCCTAGCCGATGTATGGGCGATACTTTTCTATGAGACGTCCTTCGCTGGCCGGCCGCTCAACGATTGGTTCGTGAGCGGTCTGTTCCGGGCCGGCGCCGATCCGCGGCTTGCCAGCCTGCTCTATGCGGTATTGTTCGTCGGAGTCAATTACATTCCAGCCTGGTGGCTGTATAGAAAAAAAATATTCATCAAATTATGA
- a CDS encoding beta-N-acetylhexosaminidase — protein sequence MTLAVLLHAAHLAAAQEFHLMPIPSSLTTNDNKVWIDGNFRIGILGNPDPRLFAEASRFVRRLGGKTGIFLYPTANITPRDRDSTATLVLRVGRPGRLGLGEDERYTLRVDAKQVVVDAPTDLGVLHALETLLQLVSADGTGYFFPGVSIRDQPRFAWRGLLLDVALHFEPVEEIERTIDGMAAVKLNVLHLHLCNDQGFRVESKRFPRLQQLASDGQYYTQEQIRGLVRYATQRGIRIVPEFVVPAHTTAILTAYPLYASIQRDYRLQRYFGVYDPVLDPTNDQVYSFLSALFTEMAGLFPDRYFHIGGDENTGKDWQSSPHIRAFMTSHRMKSYMDVQTWFNRRLTPIFQQMGKTMVGWDEILQPGLPAQAVIQSWRGSDSFYAAVHEGHPAILSYGYYIDLIQPASYHYLNDPLPDSVRLSQAERRLVLGGEATMWGELVNPTTMDSRIWPRTAAIAERLWSPASVRDVDDMYRRLDDVSRELEALGLRHKSYREPLLRQLSGGDDIQPLQTLVDVLEPLKIYDRNEGDTMYTVFSPLTKLADVAAPDQPLPRAFTKQVDEFLQGGNAAVIKRQLTIWRDNDTAFRRILRGSPVLEEAASLSAHLASLASVGLEAVSCIEAGGKMDTGEAMQVVRLARQQGGRCELQVVEPVARLIARAAGEPGSAAGEPGATAFTDAAFLQAFSVQYPLDSTDFWKVRCDRNGVIKVLSSEGLLTPSGGQPLYPGKLVRDLSYRPLADKDIKDMELTDGQFVYLDDQAVRSNAWAGAYPVPHGITGARLFCSGSQATLLVAGEHDIRYFDGGKLVYEWKVTEAPIALRYEPGRRRFWLLDRHALWEFNPADRSATRKFTGDGFTCFTFTDDGVVIGTHEGYWQGGVIHDKLPCTDLTTVEAIDGRLWFGSVKGAFCLKADGRFDYYSSRRWLCDDSIADIATGPGNSILLLSRTGLSVLHFDDMTLEQKASYYERQVRQRHIRYGFNASLSGIRGGDPATGSLEDSDNDGLWTSMYLAAEGFRYAATRSTEALENCRESLNAMERLFTINGLQGFPSRSFERHGYEVSDHRAASSPWRTAPDTAWDWKSTTSSDEAIGHIFAYAVLAELVDDTEIKQKAIHLMDALMQHIVDHDFCLVDWNGQPTTWGHWNPEYVNAHAKVVGDRKLESSNIVSMLQTAYHFTGKPIYKEKALELLYRYGYLENTLRPCAEIGPAPADASALDRMVSDHWNHSDDEMYFLGYWGLYRYALNDSLRAAFRGAILDHWKMERPEKEGLWDIMAGRDIDSAAWYLQRYPLDLRDWKVVNSGRRDLEFLPPNFREQTTREVLPPDELPVSRHNENRFRLDGGGKGELEYSAGDIWLLPYWMERWLSQNNNP from the coding sequence TTGACCTTAGCGGTTTTGCTTCATGCGGCGCACCTGGCAGCCGCCCAAGAGTTCCACCTGATGCCGATACCTTCCTCCCTGACGACCAATGACAATAAAGTTTGGATCGATGGGAATTTCAGGATAGGCATCTTGGGGAACCCCGATCCCCGTCTCTTTGCAGAGGCCAGCCGGTTCGTCCGGCGGCTGGGTGGGAAGACGGGGATCTTCCTTTATCCTACGGCAAATATTACGCCCCGTGACCGCGATAGTACCGCCACCCTGGTCCTCCGCGTCGGAAGGCCGGGACGGCTGGGTTTGGGCGAAGACGAGCGGTATACCCTCCGCGTGGACGCTAAGCAGGTCGTCGTTGACGCGCCTACCGATCTCGGCGTCCTCCACGCGTTGGAAACGCTCCTGCAGCTTGTCTCCGCCGACGGGACGGGTTACTTTTTCCCTGGCGTATCCATCCGGGACCAGCCGCGATTTGCGTGGCGCGGGTTGTTACTCGATGTCGCGCTGCATTTCGAGCCCGTGGAGGAAATAGAAAGGACGATCGATGGCATGGCGGCCGTCAAGCTGAACGTGCTGCACCTGCATCTTTGCAACGACCAGGGATTCCGCGTGGAATCGAAACGTTTTCCGCGGCTGCAGCAGTTGGCCTCCGACGGACAATACTATACGCAAGAGCAGATCCGGGGTTTGGTGCGTTATGCAACTCAGCGGGGTATCCGTATCGTACCGGAGTTCGTCGTACCCGCCCACACAACGGCCATCCTTACGGCCTATCCTCTATACGCCAGCATCCAGCGGGATTACCGGCTACAGCGCTATTTCGGGGTCTACGATCCAGTGCTGGATCCGACCAATGACCAGGTCTATTCATTCCTGTCCGCGCTCTTTACCGAGATGGCCGGCCTTTTTCCGGACCGCTATTTTCATATCGGCGGCGATGAGAATACGGGTAAAGACTGGCAAAGCAGCCCCCACATCCGTGCCTTTATGACATCGCATAGGATGAAAAGCTATATGGATGTGCAGACCTGGTTCAACAGGCGCCTGACGCCTATATTCCAACAGATGGGCAAGACGATGGTGGGCTGGGACGAGATACTGCAGCCGGGTTTGCCGGCCCAGGCGGTGATCCAATCCTGGCGGGGCAGCGACAGCTTTTATGCGGCGGTTCATGAGGGGCATCCCGCCATTTTGAGTTATGGATATTACATCGATTTGATCCAACCGGCCTCCTATCACTACCTCAACGACCCCCTGCCCGACAGCGTGCGGCTCAGCCAGGCTGAGCGCCGCCTGGTGCTCGGGGGCGAGGCGACCATGTGGGGCGAGCTTGTCAACCCTACAACCATGGATAGCCGCATCTGGCCGAGGACGGCGGCTATCGCGGAGCGGCTTTGGTCGCCCGCTTCGGTACGCGACGTCGACGATATGTATCGCCGGCTCGATGACGTCAGCCGGGAACTGGAGGCGTTGGGACTACGGCATAAGAGTTATAGGGAGCCGCTGTTGCGTCAATTGTCCGGCGGAGACGATATTCAACCCCTTCAGACCCTGGTGGACGTCCTCGAACCGCTCAAGATCTATGATCGTAATGAGGGAGATACTATGTATACCGTATTTTCTCCGCTTACCAAGCTGGCCGATGTCGCGGCGCCGGATCAACCGCTGCCGCGGGCTTTTACGAAACAGGTGGATGAATTTTTGCAAGGTGGGAACGCCGCTGTTATCAAGCGGCAACTTACGATTTGGAGAGACAATGACACGGCTTTCCGCCGGATATTGCGTGGGTCACCCGTATTAGAGGAAGCCGCCTCGCTTTCGGCCCACCTGGCGTCGCTCGCCTCGGTGGGGCTGGAGGCAGTATCCTGTATCGAGGCCGGGGGGAAAATGGACACGGGCGAGGCCATGCAAGTGGTGCGTCTCGCCAGGCAGCAGGGTGGACGGTGCGAGCTTCAGGTCGTGGAACCGGTGGCCAGGCTTATTGCCCGGGCCGCGGGTGAGCCTGGTTCGGCCGCGGGCGAACCCGGCGCCACTGCTTTTACCGATGCAGCTTTTTTGCAGGCCTTTTCCGTACAATATCCCTTGGACAGCACAGACTTTTGGAAGGTGCGCTGCGACAGGAATGGCGTAATCAAGGTACTTTCCTCCGAAGGCCTGCTGACACCGTCCGGCGGCCAGCCGTTGTACCCGGGTAAACTGGTGAGGGATCTTTCCTACCGGCCTCTTGCGGACAAAGACATTAAGGATATGGAACTCACGGACGGCCAATTCGTATACCTGGACGACCAGGCGGTGCGGAGCAATGCCTGGGCAGGCGCTTACCCCGTCCCGCATGGCATCACCGGCGCCCGGTTATTTTGTTCCGGGTCGCAGGCAACGCTGTTGGTCGCCGGCGAACACGACATCCGATACTTTGACGGGGGGAAACTGGTATACGAATGGAAGGTTACCGAGGCGCCTATCGCGCTTCGATACGAGCCAGGACGCCGTCGTTTCTGGTTGCTGGACCGACACGCCCTTTGGGAATTCAATCCGGCGGATCGGAGCGCGACCAGGAAATTTACCGGCGACGGCTTTACCTGTTTCACCTTTACAGACGACGGGGTGGTGATCGGGACCCACGAAGGCTACTGGCAGGGCGGCGTCATTCACGACAAGTTACCGTGTACGGATCTAACGACCGTAGAAGCTATTGACGGCCGGTTATGGTTCGGTTCGGTAAAGGGCGCCTTTTGTCTGAAGGCCGACGGCCGTTTCGATTACTATTCCTCACGTCGATGGCTATGCGACGACAGCATCGCGGATATAGCAACGGGTCCCGGTAATTCCATCCTGTTGCTTAGCCGTACGGGACTAAGCGTTCTCCATTTTGATGACATGACGCTGGAGCAGAAGGCCTCCTATTACGAGCGGCAGGTCCGGCAACGGCATATCCGCTACGGATTCAATGCAAGCCTTTCGGGTATCCGCGGCGGTGATCCTGCGACGGGAAGCCTTGAAGATTCGGACAACGACGGACTTTGGACATCAATGTACCTGGCGGCGGAGGGTTTCCGTTATGCAGCCACCAGGTCCACAGAGGCCCTGGAGAATTGCCGCGAATCCCTGAACGCCATGGAACGGCTTTTTACCATAAATGGACTGCAAGGATTTCCTTCCCGCTCTTTCGAAAGGCATGGCTATGAGGTCAGCGACCACCGCGCAGCGTCCAGTCCCTGGCGGACCGCACCGGACACAGCGTGGGACTGGAAGTCGACGACGAGCAGCGATGAAGCGATCGGCCATATTTTCGCCTATGCCGTTCTGGCAGAGCTCGTCGACGACACGGAGATAAAACAAAAAGCCATTCACCTGATGGATGCGCTGATGCAGCATATCGTGGATCATGACTTCTGTCTCGTAGACTGGAATGGACAGCCCACCACATGGGGGCATTGGAATCCCGAATATGTCAACGCACATGCCAAGGTCGTAGGCGACCGGAAACTCGAATCTTCCAATATCGTCTCGATGCTCCAAACGGCCTATCATTTTACGGGTAAGCCCATATACAAAGAGAAAGCTTTGGAATTGCTTTACCGGTACGGATACCTCGAAAATACCCTGCGGCCTTGCGCGGAGATCGGGCCTGCTCCAGCCGACGCCAGCGCCCTCGACCGCATGGTGTCCGATCACTGGAATCATTCCGATGATGAAATGTATTTCCTCGGCTACTGGGGGCTTTACCGCTACGCCTTGAATGACAGCCTGCGGGCGGCATTCCGTGGGGCGATCCTGGATCACTGGAAGATGGAACGACCCGAAAAAGAGGGACTTTGGGATATTATGGCGGGGAGGGATATAGACTCGGCGGCCTGGTATCTTCAACGATATCCCCTGGATCTCAGGGACTGGAAGGTCGTCAACAGCGGGCGGCGCGACCTTGAATTCCTCCCGCCGAATTTTCGGGAGCAGACTACCCGGGAGGTGTTGCCCCCAGATGAGCTGCCGGTCTCGCGCCACAACGAAAACCGTTTCCGGCTGGATGGCGGCGGAAAGGGCGAACTCGAATACAGCGCCGGCGACATCTGGTTGCTGCCTTATTGGATGGAGCGATGGCTTAGCCAAAATAACAACCCATGA
- a CDS encoding SusD/RagB family nutrient-binding outer membrane lipoprotein — MKRKHTYIILAGLIAMTSCQKFSTLNTNPNSLTPSGASSDYLMAGVLTNTATWYGDLGSGVLSGTMQQLYHDAYDYDLTDDQWDPGTFDWSGNYYTLNNNKLLLQQAQASKWDFHQGVALVMRAFNFGNIADFWGDAPDSMALSGDQGGVYNFPTFDNQQSIYTRVIADLKSAIPFFYGTTADHPEITAATQSSDVYYGGDPTKWKKFAYSLLLRYYLRLSAKMNVQAGVEAVADSVFQGTADDCTMPFPGVDKASSYQFCSVYNSASEFNRNKLCGTLTMTLKSLQDPRIVIMGEPIVTPSEVSASQFVPGDNTTLVNTVNNIRYINPAAAAAANYKQYNLATYAQDRPYGATGTTVKNLYDTSSVYVGIPPSYSGYPDFQYNLNLSGQQATSINNYVSYLRRDIYDNPKGSLLAQRLASYSEICFDLAEAALKGWNVNGSAATWYYNGIQASFATWQVFTTYQNDVNNYYGCVKNYNAYIAQPSVAFNGTLAQIIQQKWIAAWQACNEAYMDWRRTGYPSLTVGWASERAEIPVRFTYPNSELQNNITNAQGAINNLQTTPYIGPDGANSSWSKFWLIEGTNQPW; from the coding sequence TACGGCAACCTGGTATGGGGACCTGGGTTCGGGGGTCCTTTCCGGAACCATGCAGCAACTTTATCACGACGCCTATGATTACGACCTAACCGACGACCAATGGGACCCGGGCACATTCGACTGGAGCGGCAATTATTATACGCTGAACAACAACAAGCTCCTGCTGCAGCAGGCACAGGCCTCCAAATGGGATTTCCACCAGGGTGTGGCTCTTGTCATGCGGGCATTCAATTTTGGCAATATCGCGGATTTTTGGGGGGATGCGCCTGACTCCATGGCATTGAGCGGGGACCAGGGCGGCGTGTACAATTTCCCCACCTTCGACAACCAGCAGAGCATCTATACCCGGGTGATCGCCGACCTCAAGTCCGCCATCCCGTTTTTTTACGGCACTACGGCGGATCATCCCGAAATCACCGCAGCCACGCAGTCTTCGGATGTATACTACGGCGGCGATCCCACAAAATGGAAAAAATTCGCTTACTCCCTGCTCCTCCGCTATTACCTGCGGCTTTCCGCCAAGATGAACGTGCAGGCCGGTGTAGAAGCTGTAGCGGATAGCGTCTTCCAAGGTACGGCCGATGACTGCACGATGCCCTTCCCGGGCGTGGACAAGGCATCCAGCTATCAATTTTGCTCGGTGTACAACAGCGCCTCCGAGTTTAACCGGAATAAGCTCTGCGGTACGCTGACCATGACGCTCAAGTCCCTGCAGGACCCCCGGATCGTCATCATGGGGGAACCAATTGTGACGCCATCCGAAGTAAGTGCTTCCCAATTTGTGCCTGGCGACAACACGACCCTTGTCAATACAGTGAACAATATCCGTTACATCAATCCGGCTGCTGCCGCGGCCGCGAATTATAAACAGTACAACCTGGCGACTTACGCACAGGACCGGCCTTACGGCGCTACCGGCACTACCGTCAAGAATTTGTATGATACTTCTTCGGTGTATGTCGGCATCCCGCCGAGCTATAGCGGATACCCGGATTTTCAGTACAACCTGAACCTTTCCGGGCAACAAGCTACCTCCATCAACAACTACGTTTCCTACCTGCGCCGCGACATTTATGACAACCCGAAGGGTTCCCTGCTTGCACAGCGTCTGGCGTCCTACAGTGAGATCTGCTTCGACCTCGCGGAGGCAGCCCTCAAAGGCTGGAACGTGAACGGATCGGCCGCTACCTGGTATTATAATGGTATCCAGGCCTCCTTCGCCACCTGGCAGGTATTCACCACCTACCAGAACGACGTCAACAATTATTACGGCTGCGTGAAAAATTACAACGCCTATATTGCTCAACCTTCCGTGGCCTTTAACGGGACGCTGGCGCAAATTATCCAGCAGAAGTGGATTGCTGCCTGGCAGGCGTGCAATGAGGCGTATATGGATTGGCGCAGGACCGGTTATCCCTCTCTTACGGTAGGCTGGGCCTCCGAGCGGGCAGAGATCCCGGTACGGTTTACCTATCCAAACAGTGAGCTGCAAAACAACATCACGAATGCCCAGGGGGCTATCAACAACCTGCAAACGACGCCTTATATTGGTCCAGACGGCGCGAATAGTTCGTGGTCGAAGTTCTGGCTCATCGAAGGTACGAACCAACCATGGTAA